The following are encoded together in the Chloroflexota bacterium genome:
- a CDS encoding DUF401 family protein: protein MIALLKLLLVFAAVIIALNRRADVGATLLAGALALGLLMGRAPQALALDAWSAATSADTLRLVVIVILILTLTEALKASRYMESMVQSLLELISDARVVLAMVPALAGLLPMPGGAMFSAPMVAEVGRHFQVDNNQKAFANYWFRHIWEYIMPLYPALVLCSALLAVPLGTFTRNQWPLTVAAVAAGWGIVLARFRKNDSDVPHINRRRSLEALARSIWPVLLVVVATMALDVDLLITLPVVLVVLGVAARFSWAQIRGVLRRGLDWHIALVLVGAMVFKQVMGTTGVVEQVSETLAAAGVPPMAMIATIPFIVGLATGVTTAAFSISVPVVLPLLHVAGSLHLPYVLLMYAGGMTGLMLSPVHLCLILTRDYFRADWGRMMRPVLVAQVVVMAVAVAIALAG from the coding sequence ATGATCGCACTCCTGAAACTGCTGCTTGTCTTCGCCGCCGTCATCATCGCGCTCAACCGCCGCGCGGACGTAGGCGCAACGTTGCTGGCGGGCGCGCTGGCCCTGGGTCTGCTCATGGGGCGCGCGCCCCAGGCCCTGGCGCTGGACGCGTGGAGCGCCGCCACCAGCGCCGACACCCTCCGTCTGGTGGTCATCGTCATCCTCATCCTCACCCTCACCGAGGCGCTGAAAGCCTCCCGCTACATGGAATCCATGGTGCAGTCGCTGCTGGAACTCATCAGCGACGCGCGGGTGGTGCTGGCGATGGTGCCCGCGCTTGCCGGCCTGCTGCCCATGCCCGGCGGCGCCATGTTCTCGGCCCCCATGGTGGCCGAAGTGGGTCGCCACTTCCAGGTGGATAACAACCAGAAAGCCTTCGCCAACTACTGGTTCCGCCACATCTGGGAATACATCATGCCGCTGTATCCGGCGCTGGTGCTCTGCTCTGCGCTTCTCGCCGTCCCCCTGGGCACGTTCACGCGCAACCAATGGCCGCTGACGGTGGCGGCCGTCGCGGCGGGATGGGGGATCGTGCTGGCCCGCTTCCGCAAGAACGACAGCGACGTGCCCCACATCAACCGCCGCCGCAGCCTGGAGGCTTTGGCGCGCAGCATCTGGCCGGTGCTGCTGGTGGTCGTGGCCACGATGGCGCTGGACGTGGACTTGCTGATCACGCTGCCGGTGGTGCTCGTGGTCCTGGGGGTAGCGGCGCGGTTCTCGTGGGCGCAGATTCGCGGCGTGCTGCGGCGGGGGCTGGACTGGCACATCGCCCTGGTGCTGGTCGGGGCAATGGTCTTCAAGCAGGTTATGGGCACGACCGGCGTGGTGGAGCAGGTGTCGGAGACCCTGGCCGCGGCGGGCGTGCCGCCCATGGCGATGATCGCGACCATTCCGTTCATCGTGGGCCTGGCGACGGGCGTTACCACCGCGGCGTTCAGCATCAGCGTGCCGGTGGTGCTGCCCCTTCTGCATGTGGCGGGAAGCCTGCACCTGCCCTATGTGCTGCTGATGTACGCCGGCGGGATGACGGGGCTGATGCTGTCGCCAGTGCACCTCTGCCTGATTCTGACGCGCGACTATTTCCGGGCCGACTGGGGGCGGATGATGCGGCCGGTGTTGGTTGCGCAGGTGGTGGTGATGGCCGTGGCGGTGGCGATTGCGCTCGCGGGCTAG
- a CDS encoding SCP2 sterol-binding domain-containing protein, giving the protein MPKFPSHEWVVALCEALNNSQAYAEAAKNWEGDFYFIVEPGGPLTQQAILYMDLWHGKCREAKGITDPAEKNPAFVMSANYDTWVKVIKAELDPIQGLMTRKLKLKGNMTMIMKNVKAAQELVKCCALVPTEWA; this is encoded by the coding sequence ATGCCGAAGTTTCCATCTCACGAATGGGTAGTCGCGCTCTGCGAGGCTCTCAACAACAGCCAGGCCTACGCCGAGGCCGCCAAGAACTGGGAGGGGGATTTCTACTTCATCGTAGAGCCAGGTGGCCCCCTGACCCAGCAGGCCATCCTGTACATGGACCTGTGGCACGGCAAGTGCCGTGAGGCGAAGGGAATCACCGACCCCGCCGAGAAAAACCCCGCGTTCGTCATGAGTGCCAACTACGACACCTGGGTGAAAGTCATCAAGGCCGAGTTGGACCCGATCCAGGGCCTGATGACGCGCAAACTCAAACTCAAGGGCAACATGACGATGATCATGAAGAACGTCAAGGCGGCCCAGGAACTGGTCAAGTGCTGCGCCCTCGTGCCCACCGAGTGGGCCTGA
- a CDS encoding iron-containing alcohol dehydrogenase: MWFFRSPQIIFGPESLDYLVEIPARQALIITDAALVQLGLVDLVTRRLEQAGIAYTLFAEVSAEPTLELALRGAEVARQVRPDLIIGLGGGSAMDTAKTVRVLYERPDLPVDGICPLEPLNLSKEVRLVTIPTTSGTGADVGWGVVLTDEASHRKLVLGSPEGLADFAIVDPIFTLNLPTAITRDTGMDVLAHSIECFVGAWRNDFTDGLMIKSTELVLTYLPRACKNPHDEEAREHMHNAATIAGLGLGNAQIGICHSMAHALGGLFHAPHGRLIGICLPYTLEFAANGMPDNLAALARYLGLTTASGKEGADALVNAVHQLVREIGHPRSLKEIGIAEEEFAAGLPLLVDNASQDPCTITSPRVPETEEFVRLFWCVYHGTPVTF, translated from the coding sequence ATGTGGTTTTTCCGCAGCCCGCAAATCATCTTTGGACCTGAATCGCTGGACTACCTGGTTGAGATTCCCGCGCGCCAGGCGCTCATCATCACCGATGCCGCCCTGGTGCAGTTGGGGCTGGTGGACCTGGTAACCCGCAGGTTGGAACAGGCGGGCATCGCCTACACCCTCTTCGCCGAGGTCTCTGCGGAGCCGACGCTGGAACTGGCCCTGCGCGGGGCCGAGGTCGCCCGCCAGGTGAGGCCCGACCTCATCATCGGCCTGGGCGGCGGCTCCGCCATGGACACCGCCAAGACCGTCCGCGTCCTCTACGAGCGGCCCGACCTGCCCGTGGATGGAATCTGCCCCCTGGAGCCGCTGAACCTGAGCAAAGAGGTTCGCCTCGTTACCATCCCCACCACCAGCGGCACCGGCGCCGATGTGGGATGGGGCGTGGTGCTCACCGACGAGGCCAGCCACCGCAAACTCGTCCTCGGCTCGCCCGAGGGCCTGGCCGATTTCGCCATCGTGGACCCCATCTTCACCCTCAACCTGCCGACCGCCATCACGCGGGACACCGGCATGGATGTGCTGGCCCATTCCATAGAATGCTTCGTCGGGGCGTGGCGCAACGATTTCACCGACGGCCTGATGATCAAGTCCACGGAACTCGTGCTGACCTACCTGCCGCGCGCGTGCAAGAACCCCCACGACGAAGAGGCCCGCGAGCACATGCACAACGCCGCCACCATCGCGGGCCTGGGCCTGGGCAACGCCCAAATCGGCATTTGCCACAGCATGGCCCACGCCCTGGGCGGGCTGTTCCACGCGCCCCACGGCCGACTCATCGGCATCTGCCTGCCCTACACCCTGGAGTTCGCCGCCAACGGCATGCCCGACAATCTGGCCGCGTTGGCCCGCTACCTGGGCCTCACGACCGCCTCGGGCAAGGAAGGCGCCGACGCCCTGGTCAACGCCGTGCACCAACTGGTGCGGGAAATCGGCCACCCCCGATCGCTCAAGGAGATCGGCATCGCCGAGGAGGAATTCGCGGCGGGCCTGCCGCTCCTGGTGGACAACGCGTCGCAGGACCCCTGCACCATCACCAGCCCGCGCGTCCCCGAGACCGAGGAGTTCGTCCGCCTGTTCTGGTGCGTGTATCACGGCACGCCCGTAACGTTCTGA
- a CDS encoding aldehyde ferredoxin oxidoreductase family protein: MGGYMGKILRVNLTTGDIRDEDINPDWAAQFIGGAGLAACYLWEHLTPDVDPLGPENPLVFMTGPLTGTAAPSTGRFVVCARSPLTGLWGESNSGGFWGPELKFAGYDGIVITGRAPEPAYLAVADGKATLRPAAHLWGLDAYETQRVVKEEMGDRRTRVACIGAAGESRVKYAAIMNDHGRAAGRTGMGAVMGAKNLKAIAVLGHGKVPVADADALHAAVQDIAAFIQEDPASQVFRLMGTANGVMLQADIGDMPSRHFMGGVFPNALDISGPTMSETILQRRASCFRCPIGCGRRTAPTRDPWATPAVDGPEYETIASFGSLLDCADLEAVARANHLCNVHGLDTISCGVTLALAYQMFESGVLTERDTDGLRLQWGDLGPAIALIPRIARREGFGALLADGALALARRFGVEDWAVHVKGLEVPMHDPRANIGMALVYATGPRGASHMDADIYMVDLGQEQAELGIFAGDRFDQSADKVGVVIRMQNYHAFTNSLIACSNAFYGSHRWRALYTAVTGRDLSPDDLLLTGERVFNLKRAIANRLGATRDDDRLPPILLKPLPEGGTEGHVPDMDTLLPEFYRQRGWDWQTGKPLFDKLVNLGLNGPANELWR; encoded by the coding sequence ATGGGCGGCTACATGGGAAAGATTCTGCGCGTAAACCTGACCACCGGAGACATCCGCGACGAGGACATCAACCCTGACTGGGCGGCGCAGTTCATCGGAGGGGCCGGGCTGGCCGCCTGCTACCTGTGGGAGCACCTCACGCCCGACGTGGATCCCCTGGGGCCCGAGAACCCGCTGGTCTTCATGACCGGCCCCCTTACCGGCACCGCCGCGCCCTCCACGGGCCGATTTGTGGTCTGCGCCCGCTCCCCGCTCACCGGATTGTGGGGCGAGTCCAACTCCGGTGGGTTCTGGGGGCCTGAACTCAAATTCGCGGGCTACGACGGCATCGTCATCACGGGGCGCGCGCCCGAGCCGGCGTACCTGGCCGTGGCCGACGGCAAAGCCACCCTGCGGCCGGCGGCGCACCTGTGGGGGCTGGACGCCTACGAGACGCAGCGCGTCGTGAAAGAGGAGATGGGCGACCGGCGAACGCGCGTGGCCTGTATCGGCGCTGCGGGCGAGTCGCGGGTGAAGTACGCCGCCATCATGAACGATCACGGGCGGGCGGCGGGCCGCACCGGCATGGGCGCGGTCATGGGCGCCAAAAACCTCAAGGCCATCGCCGTCCTGGGCCACGGCAAAGTGCCCGTGGCCGATGCGGACGCCCTACACGCCGCCGTGCAGGACATCGCGGCGTTCATCCAGGAAGACCCCGCCAGCCAGGTGTTCCGGCTCATGGGCACGGCCAACGGCGTCATGCTCCAGGCCGACATCGGCGACATGCCCAGCCGCCACTTCATGGGCGGGGTGTTCCCGAACGCGCTGGACATCAGCGGCCCCACCATGAGCGAGACCATCCTCCAGCGCCGCGCGTCGTGCTTCCGCTGCCCCATCGGCTGCGGGCGTCGGACCGCGCCCACCCGCGACCCCTGGGCCACGCCCGCCGTGGACGGCCCCGAATACGAGACCATCGCCAGTTTCGGGTCGCTGCTGGACTGCGCCGACCTGGAGGCGGTAGCGCGGGCCAACCACCTGTGCAACGTCCACGGCCTGGACACCATCTCCTGCGGCGTTACGCTGGCTCTGGCGTACCAGATGTTTGAATCGGGCGTGCTCACCGAGCGCGACACCGACGGCCTGCGCTTGCAGTGGGGCGACCTGGGGCCGGCCATCGCCCTCATCCCGAGAATCGCGCGCAGGGAGGGGTTTGGAGCGCTTCTGGCCGACGGCGCGCTGGCCCTGGCCCGGCGGTTCGGTGTGGAGGACTGGGCCGTGCACGTGAAGGGGCTGGAGGTGCCCATGCACGACCCCCGCGCCAACATCGGCATGGCCCTGGTGTATGCCACAGGCCCCCGCGGCGCTTCCCACATGGACGCCGACATCTACATGGTGGACCTGGGCCAGGAGCAGGCCGAACTGGGCATCTTCGCAGGCGACCGCTTTGACCAAAGCGCCGACAAGGTGGGCGTCGTCATCCGCATGCAGAACTACCACGCTTTCACCAATTCGCTCATCGCCTGCTCCAACGCCTTCTACGGCTCTCACCGATGGCGGGCGCTGTACACTGCCGTAACGGGCCGCGACCTGTCGCCCGACGACCTGCTGCTCACCGGCGAGCGCGTCTTCAACCTGAAGCGCGCCATCGCCAACCGCCTGGGCGCAACGCGCGACGACGACCGCCTGCCCCCCATCCTGCTCAAGCCGCTGCCCGAAGGCGGCACCGAGGGCCACGTCCCCGACATGGACACCCTCCTGCCCGAATTCTACCGCCAGCGGGGGTGGGATTGGCAGACTGGCAAGCCGCTTTTTGACAAATTGGTCAACCTGGGGCTAAATGGGCCGGCCAACGAACTCTGGAGGTAG
- a CDS encoding glycosyltransferase family 2 protein: MKLSVLIPAYNEAPTVEALIRRVAAVDVDKEIIVVNDGSTDGTGEILDRLDIPGLRVIHHPKNQGKGAAIRTAIAAAQGDAIIIQDADLEYDPDDYHKLVDKMVAENAKVVYGVRSLKGQKPFIRLGNQFLTWVTNLIYGSRIHDMETCYKLVDRHLMQSFRIRCNRFDLEAEVTAKILKRGHHIYEVPISYTPRQEKKLSPWRDGLPALWALIKFRFTE, from the coding sequence GTGAAACTTTCCGTGCTGATTCCGGCCTACAACGAGGCCCCCACCGTAGAGGCGCTTATCCGCCGCGTGGCCGCCGTGGACGTGGACAAGGAAATCATCGTGGTGAACGACGGTTCCACCGACGGGACGGGCGAGATTTTGGACCGCCTAGACATTCCCGGCCTGCGCGTCATCCACCATCCCAAGAATCAGGGCAAGGGCGCGGCCATCCGCACCGCCATCGCCGCCGCCCAAGGCGATGCCATCATCATCCAGGACGCCGACCTGGAGTACGACCCCGATGACTACCACAAACTGGTGGACAAGATGGTGGCCGAAAACGCCAAGGTGGTCTATGGCGTGCGATCCCTCAAGGGCCAGAAGCCCTTCATCCGCCTGGGCAACCAGTTCCTGACATGGGTCACCAACCTCATCTACGGCTCGCGCATCCACGACATGGAGACGTGCTACAAACTGGTGGATCGGCACCTGATGCAGAGTTTCCGCATCAGGTGCAATCGGTTTGACCTGGAGGCGGAGGTAACGGCGAAGATTCTCAAGCGCGGCCACCATATCTACGAGGTGCCGATTTCGTACACGCCGCGTCAGGAGAAGAAACTCTCGCCCTGGCGCGACGGCCTGCCCGCTCTGTGGGCGCTCATCAAGTTTCGCTTCACCGAGTAG